Sequence from the Pan paniscus chromosome 4, NHGRI_mPanPan1-v2.0_pri, whole genome shotgun sequence genome:
ACGGCCTCAATATGCGCCGGCAGTGTTTCCATCAGCACGCAAAGGACATATGTTTCATTAAGTTGAACTAAGTGCTCTTCCTTGAATGGATTATCCAAGGCATCTACGCAATGAAAAACCATGATAGCtctttgtacataaaataaacataaataaataaataaataaatagatggacAACAGgtacatgaagaaatgctcagcaTCTCTAATCattgtggaaatgcaaattaaaccacagtgagatatcaccttacacctctttgaatggctattatcaaaaagattaaagataagtgttggcaaggatgctgAGAAAAGGAACTCATacattattggtgggaatgtaaattagtatggcaattatggaaaactgtatggagttttctcaaaaaactaagaatagaacTACTCTATGATTCAGCAGTCCTACTTGTGGGAATATATGAAAATGGATTGTAATCAATATGTTGATGGAATAGCTGTATTACTCACAATTGCTAAATTCAGTCTAAGTGTCCATCattcagatgaatggataaagaaaatgtgatctataaatacaatggaatacaatatttagcctttaaaaaaaggATGGACATTTTGTCGTTTGCAACTCCGAGGataaacctgaaggacattatgctaagtgaaataagccaagcacagaaagatgaATCTCTTGTGATCTGATATATGTCaaagctaaaaaagttgaactcataacaatagagagtagaatgttaccagaggctggggcagagggcAAGAGAGAATGGGGAGTTGTTGGTCAAGAGTGCAAAGATTGAGACAGGCAAGAGGAAGATGTTTTGAAGTCTACTGAAgaacagggtgactgtagttaataataatatattgtatatttcagaataacagaaagaataaaatttaaatgtctcATCATAAAAATGATAAGGGAGATGATGGATGtcttaattagcttgatttaatcgtTCCACATTGTAGGCATGTATCAAACAGTCACACCATACCCATTAATATGTATGTgatttgtcaatttaaataatagtaataaaaggaGGGAAGAGATAGTTTTTCAGACAAGATGCAAATATTTTAAGACATCAGTTCTCTCtgaattgatctatagattcaatacaattccattcAAAATCTCAGCAGGATTTTCTTAGAACTTGACAAGTCAACACAAAAATTTATGTCGCAGAGCAAAGTTGCCAAGGCACAACTGAATAAGAAGTGAGGAAACTTAGTCTAGTTTATACCAAGACATATCCCGGAACTGTGGTGATTAAGCCACTCAAAATTATTGGCACAAAAGTGGACAAGTAGACAAATGACACAgagcagagagcccagaaacaaatccaaacCTAAACAGAAAGCTTATTGGGTCAGAGGCGATGCTGCACGTATCAGTGTGTAAAGGAAGgtccattcaataaatgttggcacAGTCGTTATCTGttgagaagaaaattaaatagaacCACTACCTCATTATATAACAAAGTACAATCAAAGTATTAAACCTATAGGAGAATTTATAGAAACCTATTTCTTCCATTGTGGGGAACAAGGTGACTCCTTAAAGAAGAATTGAACTGTGTCTTTTGTTCACCAATAACTAAAATGTCTGTGGGATTGTTTTTCAGATACCTTTTTCGAGCCTATATCATGGCACCTGGctaccaaagtactgggaatactCTGCTGTGGCCTATTTTTTGGCATTGTTGGACTGCAGATTTTCTTCTCCAAATTCCAGggtaagcaagagagagaagcatGGGCCAGTGCCTTATTCATGGTTCCAGCAGGGACAGGATCAGAGATGCTCCCACATCCCAGCTGCTTCTCTTCTTCTAGTCCTAGCCTCCAGGGGCCCAGGCCCAAAAAAGTAATCATCCTTCTCTAGGGTATTCTAACATCTCTTCCTCTGGAAATATCAACTACGACAGGCCCTTGCTACTTCATTTAGGTCAAATAATAAGGGGATGAATGATTTTCAGTACCTATAGAGAGAGCTTGGATAATTTTCCATGAACACCACCAAGACTcctattaaaaagttttaatgtgGTGAACAAATTCATAAAGGAGGAAGCAAAAGTGACTGAcaataagataaaattatattcagTCTCAATAAGACTTTTCACCCCCAAAACCAATTTCCTCCTCCTTGGGAGTGACACTTCCCCTTGGGGGTGAGGCCACCCCCGCCTCCCCTCCCAGCCGCCTTCTCCCATCTCCATCCCCACCTCCACAGCATCCCAGCTGTTGTCCCTCTCCTTAGCATGCAGCTTCCTGATCTCTTGCTCCACCCCAGAGAGCCACACTCcgtgcaggggctggggagacGAGCACATATAAGTGTCCTAGGAGAGGCCCTGCCCTTCACACCTGCAGCTCGTCCCACCTGTGCAAGGAGCCAGCGTCGTGTTTGTACCTTGCACACTCCTGTGTCCACCACTGAATATACTGTTTCTGTTTCAGGGAAAATCCAGGCGGAACTGGGTGAGTGTGTGTCATGTCCTGAGCCTCCCACACATGGTTCTCCCGGGTCCCTCCCTGATCCACAGTTGGAGCCTCTGGACGACCCTGGCTGCAGGCTGGACAGGAAGCACCGGCAGGTGGAGGAGAGCAGCTGCTCGCTCTCTCCATCCACTGCTCATGAGTTACCCCTCGGACATCTGGAGGGCTTAGGATAGGCCCCGGGGCCTGGAAGTCCCCACAAATTGTCTGTGCCTGTTGCCCGTTGGtttgctgtgtgtgtggtggggggaggtgtTGATCCTGAGCTCTGAGGGTGTGTGGGCCACAGTGAGGAACCTGAGAAAAATTTGTGGGTGATCCTCGACCTCCCCTGGCCTGATGCTTTGAGACTTTATCCAGTTCTGTATCAACCACTAAATagtctgctttttgttttgtggaAACTCCAGGATAAACTGGGTGAGAGTGTTATCACTCGCAGGGATTTCCTCCCACGCCCTCCCTGGGCCCCCGCTCTGTGACGTCAGCCTcttacatgttttttgtttttgtttttgtttttcagactggAGAAGAAAGCACGGACAGGCaggtaaaagaaaatattcctcTTCACACATTTATGACTCCTTTCCAAGTCTCTCGTTTATGGATTTTTATATCCGGAGGCCCGTGGGTCCCTGCAGAGCCAAGCTTGTGATGGGAACTCTGAAGTTGCAGATTCTGGGGGAGGTGCGTTTTGTAGAGAAGCCCCATAGCCTTCTTCAGATCTCTTGAGAGGGTCCGTGACACTCAAAAAGGGTCCCAATCCTTggtctctcccttctccctgcgCCCTGTTTCCCACGTGAGCACTGAACTGCCTGCTCTGTCTGCTTGCTTTCAGAATTGAGAGACGCCCGGAAACACGCAGGTACCAACGCCTGAGAGGGTGACAGTGGGACAGAATCTCAGGTGGACATGAGAGGGGGAACTGAACAGGGACAGATACGGGAACACAGAGTGATGCTGAGACCCATCCTGCCTGCGGATGGAGAAACTGGATGCTTGATCGCCCCCAAGGGTTCAGTGCCCCCAGACACACTTCTTCCCCTTGGTCTAGAAGGGGAGAAGACAGGGACTGGGTAAACGGGAGACGGGGGGGTCTTTGGCACAGTTTCAGGGAATTGAGGGCACTAGTGACTGGTCAGGGGTCTGAGCTGAGGGGAAGGAAGTAAAGTCAGGCAGAAAATTCTGAGTGGGAGGAAGTTAGATAGTGGAGTCCCTCCAGCTCTTATGAATCAAATAGTTTTATGTATGAAGGGACAGTGGCAGGGTTGGGTGATAGGCCGAGACTGGGACGTCATATTGAGACATATCTAGACATTGATGAGTCCTCCAGGCTGCACTGGTGATGAGAGGACCTGAAAGGCAGTGTCTGAGGGAGGCTCAGGTCCGGGGCCTCACCTGTGCCACCCAGAGCCAGTCTGCAGTGGGAGGGTCGACCTCTTGTTCCAGCCCAGATTTCCTCTTCAGTAACTCATGCTTCCTCTCTCCCCGACCGCACCCCAGTGGAGGTGACTCTGGATCCAGAGACGGCTCACCCGCAGCTCTGCGTTTCTAATCTGAAAACTGTAACCGAGAGAAAAGCTCCCCAGGATGTGCCTCACTCTGAGAAGCGATTTACAAGGAAGAGTGTGGTGGCTTCTCAGAGTTTCCAAGCAGGGAAACATTACTGGGAGGTGGACGGAGGACACAATAAAAGGTGGCGCGTGGGAGTGTGCCGGGATGATGTGGACAGGAGGAAGGAGTACGTGACTTTGTCTCCCGATCATGGGTACTGGGTCCTCAGACTGAATGGAGAACATTTGTATTTCACATTAAATCCCCGTTTTATCAGCGTCTTCCCCAGGACCCCACCTACAAAAATAGGGGTCTTCCTGGACTATGAGTGTGGGACCATCTCCTTCTTCAACATAAATGACCAGTCCCTTATTTATACCCTGACATGTCGGTTTGAAGGCTTATTGAGGCCCTACATTGAGTATCCGTCCTATAATGAGCAAAATGGAACTCCCATAGTCATCTGCCCAGTCACCCAGGAGTCAGAGAAAGAGGCCTCTTGGCAAAGGGCCTCTACAATCCCAGAGACAAGCAACAGTGAGTCCTCCTCACAGGCAACCACGCCCTTCCTCCCCAGGGGTGATGTGTAGGATGAATCACATCCCACATTCTTCTTTAGGGATATTAAGGTCTCTCTCCCAGATCCAAAGTCCCGCAGCGGCTGGCCAAGGTGGCTTCCAGATGAAGGGGGACTGGCCTGTCCACATGGGAGTCAGGTGTCATGGCTGCCCTGAGTTGGGAGGGAAGAAGGCTGACATTACATTTAGTTTGCTCTCACTCCATCTGGCTAAGTGATCTTGAAATACCACCTCTCAGGTGAGGAACCATCAGGAATTCCCATCTCACAGGCTGTGGTGTAGATTAAGTAGACAAGGAATGTGAATAATGCTTAGATCTTATTGATGACAGAGTGTATCCTAATGGTTTGTTCATTATATTACACTTTCAGTAAGGtctttgcttgtttatttcaCATGAATTTATTGTTCCCTACTTCAAATCACCCATGAAACaggcacctgctctgtgccagagCCAGAGGGAAGGTGGcacttccattgcattctataGAGCCTACATTACTttcataccaaaaccagacaaggatattacaagaaaagaaaggaaaactacacGTCCATATCCCCCATGAACTTAGACACaaatattctaattaaaattttagCAAACTGAACCCAGCAATACATTCAAAGAATAATACATCACTACTAAATGTGTTTTTTCTCATATGTGGCTTAATATTCAAATATCAACCAGTTTAACTAACCACattaacaaactgaaaaagaaaactatacgatcatttcaatagatgcaggaaaaaatTACATCTGTGAGCAAAGAAGCTACACAGATgacaggcacatgaaaagatactcaacatcatagTAATTGAGacaattcaaattaaaacaatgagataccattccTACCTATTGGAGTGGTAATAAAATTACACAGAATGATCATACCCAGTGTTGGCCAGAATGTGCAGAAACTGAAACTCACACCctgctgataggaatgtaaaagagtgtaaaaatgtaaaaactattttggaaaactgtatggcagtttctttaaaagtaaacAGTCACCTAATGTATGGTCCAGCCATCCCACTCTTAAGTATTCACCAAGAGAAAAGGAACTGCATGTCTTGACAAAGCCTTGTACCTCAATATTCATAGAAGCCTCATTCAGAATAGGTGAAAGGTGGAGACAGCCCAGATACTCACAACGGATGAGCAGATAAACAAACCGTGGTGCATCCACGCATCAGGCGCTCCATGACAGTCAAAAATCAACTCTTTGGGCAGGCAGTGAAGGGTCGTCACACAGCAGCTGTGGGTGCAGGAGGTGGTGGACTCCGTGGTGAAGAGTCTGGACAGAGAGAACATCCAGAAGATCCAGGTGAGCAGCCCGAGGCCCAGCCAAGGCGTGGCCAGGGTGAAAGACCAGAAAGGCGAAGGCTCCTGGCCTTCGAACCTCATCCTTTGAGTGCTATGCCCACATTTAAATATACATGCTTTATTTTAAAGAGCAGTTCTAGGTTCATAGAAAAGTCACATGGAAAGTAcaaagagttcccatataccctctGCCCACACAGGTGCATAGCTCTCCCTACTGTCCACATCCCACCAAGATGGAACATTGTAACTATCAATAAACCTATGTTAACAcctcattatcacccaaagtgtGCAGCTGACATTAgcgttcactcttggtgttgtacattccatGGGTTTTGGCAAATGGATAATGACATGGATCTATCATCACTGCATCACACAGATGCTTTctttgccctaaaaatcctctgtgctctgctaTTATTCATGCTTCCCTCACCactaacctctggcaaccactggtcTTTTTACTATTTCCagagttttgccttttctggaatgtcatataattggaatcatacaatatgtggtctttttagattgttttctttcactttataatataaacacatttttaaaatcacagtgaTATGCCTGATACACTACTATTGCTTTATTGATTTTATGTAATGTCCAAGTCTGTAGGTACTCAGGTACCTGAGTATGGACAGTGTcaagaggaggagagggatgTGCTTCTTAATGCAGCATTTGCTGAGTGAGAAGAGGTGACCACCCCAGGAGCTGCCAATGTTCAATCTCTTCTGGCCTTAGCCCAGGGAGCTTGAGGGTGATTGAAGTGGAAATCCACAGGGTCTTCCACAGTCCCTTCTCCCCAGTGCTGGTAGAGTGTATCTTAAAGCAGCTGTAGATGGAATACTACTTGGTTAAAAagaaggaacaaactattgatacatgcaacattTTGGATGTATCTTGTAGGCGGCATATTCAGTGAAAAAAGTCCATCTCACCAAGTTCATAggatatgactccatttatataacattctcaaaatcacaaaattatagagaggaagaaaaataagtggTTTCCAGGAATTAGGAAAGGGGGAAAGGGTGtgtgttttagtctgttttcacactgctataaagaactacctgagactgggtaacttacaaagaaaagaggtttaattgactcagttctgcatggctggggaggcccaggaaacttacaatcatggcaaaaggcaaaggggaagcaaagcacatcctacatggtggcaggagagaaagagaacaacGTGGGacctgccacacacttttaaaccgtCAGATGTCGTGGAACTCActccctatcatgagaacagcatgggggaaccacacCCATGGCCCAATCACCTTACACCAGGTCCCTCtttcgacacatggggattataatttgacatgagatttgggtggggacaagagCCACACCATATCAGAGTGATTTATAGATGCACATTGAGGGAGGTCTTCAATAGTGATGGAATAGTATgctttttccttgagacagggtctcgctctatctcccaggctggagtgcagtggtttaagcatagctcactgcagcctcgaatttcCAGGCTTGAATGATCTtctcacctcatcctcctgagtagctgggaccacaggcatgtgccaccatgccctgctacttttttgacttttatttttagtagagatgaggtttccctgtgttgcccaggctggtctcaaactcttgggctcaagggatcctcctgcctcagcctcccaaagtgctaggattacaggtttgagccactgtgcttgttCTGGAACAGTATCTTGTTTATGATGGTGGTTACTTGAATTTATATATCTAATAGaattgcatccctgggataaattccacttgatcatggtgtgttATCTTTTTGCTGTGTTGTTGGagttggtttgctagtatttttgcatctgtgttcattcaagatattggcttgtagttttctttttttgttgtgtctttgtctagCTTTGGTATGAGGGCAATGCTGGCCACATAGAATGACTTAGGGAGAGATCCTGCCTCTACAACTTTTgcaaatagtttgagtagaaatggtattaattcttcttttaaagtttggtagaatttgtcAGTAAAGCCATCAGTGATGTAACCTGTCCCCAAGTCTCCCAGCAATGGGTACCAGCACCAGCTCTGATGAGGGTGGCAGGGGAGTAACGTAGACTCTGAGATTCCTTTGTTATAAATAGGCTTAGTATATTGGCTTTCTCAAATGTTGGTTACAGTAGTAATGAACTGGTCACCTGGACAGACTAGGACCCACTGGTTAGTCAGGACACTGTGGGAAATGGTGATAGCTGAGGTCACACACAAGTTTTCTTCTTCCTGGGTGCTCTGTTACTCCACCTGGAGCTGCTGTAATGGACTGACTGTGTCAGTTGGCCTCTAGCTTGGAGGTGTTGCTTGGAAAAGAGCACCAGCTGCGGTAGTAGCAGTGGGATTTATACTTGCCTTATGTTACCCAGGGGGGTACTGTGGTGTCTCAGGCAATGGGAGGGGCCATAAAATTCCCAAAAGTTTCCGTCTTTTGTGTTAAGCTACTAGGGTAGGTGGAGGGGCAAAACCAGGTGGAGGCTGGGTCAGGCGGGTCCACGTGCTGGCTCTCCACATGCAAGGCAAACAATGGCTCTTGTAGGGGTTGAGGGTGGTTCTCTTGCCACTGGGGCAATGTTCCAGGGAGGGGTGCGGCTGCCTCTATTGCACAGAAGAGTTTACACAGGGAGTGGGGAGTAGCAGGTGGCATAAGCCCCACACAGTCCTACGTACTTGGCAAGGCAGACCTCACGCCCACAGTGTTCTACTAGCAGCGGCTAGCTAAGTTCCAGGCAGTTTGCGCTCAGAACTCAAAACTGCTCCAGGTCATAAGCCTTTCTGGCAGAGACAGCAACTGTGGCACTTAGGCCATGCCCTTCCCAGTCTGCCAGCAAAGCCAGGGTGCCCAGCTTCTGCACTCATGGATGCAGCATGCTTTTCACTCACCTCCCACTTCTGGCAAAGAAAGTTCATCCCCACTCGAGAGAATATCATGAATTTTAGTTAGAAGCTTTTCTTAACCTGTGACTGCTGCCTGAATAAGCTGGCCGACTTCTGTGAGGTCCCCTGGGAGGCAGGATCAGGAATGGCTTCCTTGGTCCACACTGGAGGCTGGGAATGCATGCAAGGCTCTTGTGCTGGTGCTCCTAATTTTTTGTTCCCCACTACTCCCTAAACCAGTTTCAGGGCTGGATAGAATTAAGGCCTTCCCCCACGGCCTGTATTGTCAGGTTCCCCGGTAGCAGTGTATATCTTGGGGGCAGTTTATCCTCCCTCACACTTTGAGGACTTAGAGTTTTCTGCCTGACTCACTGTGTAGGCTGCAGCCTGCCACTTCTTTCAAAGAGTTTGTGGTTTCTTTAAGTTTTCCTGTTAAGTTCTTGCCtgcttattagaaaaaaattcgcATTGTGTATGTCTAGACACTATTTTGTCTTTCCAAGTAGGAGAGGCCTGCTAACAATGCCTCTAATccaccatcttggaaaaaaaccttttaattttAACTGTGGGATTTAGTATGTTTACTTTCAAGGCTGTTATTGATAACTACttcttattattttgttaattgtcttttaattgttttgtatATCCTTGTTCCTTTCTTATTCTCTTATTGCTTATCTTTGCAATTTGATGGCTTTCTATAGTGATgacatttgattcctttctttttctcatttgtgtatctGCTTCTTCCAGTGAGTTTcatacttttgtgtgttttcatgatgggAGATATCATCCTTTCACTTCTAGATGCAGGAAGTGCGTTTAAGCATTTCTCAAAGGCCTGTCTAGTGATAATGAAGTTgcttagattttgtttttctgggaaagactttattcctctttcatttctgaaggataactTTGCTAGGTATCGTATTCTTGcctgacagttttttctttttctttcagggctttgaatatattatcccatTCTCTCTTGGCCTAGAGGTTTTTGCTGAGAAAtatgctgttaatctgatggagATTCATGTGACTTGATGCTTTCCTCTTGATATTTTTacaattctttctttgtctttgacttttgacaatttgagtATAATGTGCCTCAGAGAAGACATTTTGGGTTGGGTCTATTTGGGATTCTTTGATCTTCCCGCATATGAACGTCTTCATCTCTTCGAAGACATGAGAACTTTTCAGCTATTATCTTTAAATCGGGTTTCTATGCCTTTTGCCATGTTTGTACCTTCTGGAACTCCCAACATTTGAGGTTTTGTTCCCTTGAATGTGTCCCATATGTCATATAGGATTTCTtcactctttgattttttttctgagttatttcatttttttcttgaaagattAACTGTTtaactataaagaaataactaaaatttaaaaatagcttataaactttatttatataattactgaagggaACAGAGTAACTGTTTGTGGTGGTGGACCCAGGAAGGCGGCTCTCAAGTTCTGTGGAGTGCGTATTTCCATTCTCTATGTTCTCAGCACAGACTGTCTGATGTGCAGGAATGCCTGCTTCCAGGTTTAGAGTGCTCCATGGGTTCAGATTTACTGCACATCTCGGTCCAGCTAATGCTCTGATGCTGCAGACTTCTGGGTGGATATGAGAGGATGCTAGTGGGACCCTAGGGATGTGGAGATGCAGGGGCTATTAAGCCATGGTGCAGAATGTTGTCTTGTATTGGGTCTGTTCTCAAAATGATGTCATGCTGCAGTTGATTGGGTCCTGGGGATGTAATATTGCATGAACTCCTTCCGTGGAACAGTGCAGTTACATGGACCCCAGGCAAATCCCTATACTACTCAGGGCCTTTGAGGGCTGAGGGGCTTTCCTGTAGCATGTACTACAGGACTCTGGCATGTGGACTGCTGAGGATCTCTTACTTGCCTTTTCCTCCGATGGAAGTCCCTCCTGGCTCTGAGCTAATCTGACTGGATGCCTCACTTCCCTCTCTGTGCTGCCATCTCAAGCTTTCATGCCTCAGAGTGTTTCAGTTGCTTCCCTTCTGGAGTCCAGCATTTCTTCCCTACACACTATATTCAATGTGTGATTACCTACGTGCTGTTTTGGTTCTTCCTTGTGGAGGAGGTGAGTGCTGGGTGCCTGTAGGCAGCCATCTTGGTCTTTCCTCAGCTTTTACTTGTTtcaatttctccttcatttccaaAAGACAATTTTCCTTGTACATTATTCTTGGTaggtagtttttgttgttgtttgtttgcttgcttcaGCGCTTTGACTGTATCATCCCACATTCtctgttgagaaatctgctaATGGAGCCAAGCCTCATTCAAACTACCATACgtgttatttagttattttatctTAGTTTCAGGATTCCCTCTTTGTTCTTCACTTATTACAGTTGGGTTATAATAAGTCTTGCTATATTTCTGGTCTGGATTGAAACTTATTGCAGACCTTTGATATTCTTGTATCTGGATATCTATAGCTTTTATtgtatttggaaagttttctgctgTTA
This genomic interval carries:
- the BTNL8 gene encoding butyrophilin-like protein 8 isoform X1 codes for the protein MEVRFFRGQFSSVVHLYRDGKDQPFMQMPQYQGRTKLVKDSIAEGRISLRLENITVLDAGLYGCRISSQSYYQKAIWELQVSALGSVPLISIAGYVDRDIQLLCQSSGWFPRPTAKWKGPQGQDLSTDSRTNRDMHGLFDVEISLTVQENAGSISCSMQHAHLSQEVESRVQIGDTFFEPISWHLATKVLGILCCGLFFGIVGLQIFFSKFQGKIQAELDWRRKHGQAELRDARKHAVEVTLDPETAHPQLCVSNLKTVTERKAPQDVPHSEKRFTRKSVVASQSFQAGKHYWEVDGGHNKRWRVGVCRDDVDRRKEYVTLSPDHGYWVLRLNGEHLYFTLNPRFISVFPRTPPTKIGVFLDYECGTISFFNINDQSLIYTLTCRFEGLLRPYIEYPSYNEQNGTPIVICPVTQESEKEASWQRASTIPETSNSESSSQATTPFLPRGDV
- the BTNL8 gene encoding butyrophilin-like protein 8 isoform X2, with amino-acid sequence MHGLFDVEISLTVQENAGSISCSMQHAHLSQEVESRVQIGDTFFEPISWHLATKVLGILCCGLFFGIVGLQIFFSKFQGKIQAELDWRRKHGQAELRDARKHAVEVTLDPETAHPQLCVSNLKTVTERKAPQDVPHSEKRFTRKSVVASQSFQAGKHYWEVDGGHNKRWRVGVCRDDVDRRKEYVTLSPDHGYWVLRLNGEHLYFTLNPRFISVFPRTPPTKIGVFLDYECGTISFFNINDQSLIYTLTCRFEGLLRPYIEYPSYNEQNGTPIVICPVTQESEKEASWQRASTIPETSNSESSSQATTPFLPRGDV